One Centropristis striata isolate RG_2023a ecotype Rhode Island unplaced genomic scaffold, C.striata_1.0 Scaffold_38, whole genome shotgun sequence DNA window includes the following coding sequences:
- the LOC131968024 gene encoding extracellular calcium-sensing receptor-like, translating to MQVVEQNYTYMPEPLRCTGSVVSRELRFSRAMIFAIEEINNSTELLPGIRLGYQIYDSCASVPVAVHVAFQLSNGLDPVFYTGDNCSQSGMVMAVVGESGSTPSISMSRIIGPFNIPQVSHFATCACLSDKEQYPSFFRTIPSDQFQADALAKLVKHFGWTWIGAVRSDSDYGNNGMASFLAAARREGICVEYSEAFYRTNPRSRIQRVADVIRRSTAMVVVAFTSPGEMRILLEELSLEPSPPRQWIGSEAWVTDPDMLRFSFCAGAIGFGIEQSVIPGLRDFLLDLSPSKVAASPLLTEFWEDVFNCRLRKSAASNESVCDGTEDIETIKTPYTDTSQLRITNMVYKAVYATAHAIHNAVCQERKSTTQCDKFTRIESEEVLIQFKKVHFSQNGYDVSFDANGDPVATYELVNWQKTESGNIELVTVGNYDASLPVGREFRINRNLTWVEGSTQVPVSVCSDSCPPGTRKVLQKGKPICCYDCLPCPEGEISNVTDSPDCFLCLKEFWPNAERDTCLPKPVEFLSFNEVLGIILAAFSVGGACLAIITAAVFYRHRTSPIVRANNSELSFLLLFSLTLCFLCSLTFIGVPSEWSCMLRHTAFGITFVLCMSCVLGKTIVVLMAFRATLPGSNVMKWFGPTQQRMTVVSFTFIQVIICTIWLVLNPPFPMKNLTTYKERIILECALGSAVGFWAVLGYIGLLAVFCFVLAVLARKLPDNFNEAKLITFSMLIFCAVWITFIPAYVSSPGKFTVAVEIFAILASSFGLILCIFAPKCFIILFKPEKNTKKHLMSKDQS from the exons ATGCAGGTAGTGGAGCAAAACTACACTTACATGCCTGAGCCACTAAGGTGCACGGGGAG TGTTGTGTCCCGTGAGCTGCGCTTCTCACGCGCAATGATCTTCGCCATCGAGGAGATTAACAACAGCACGGAGCTGCTGCCGGGCATCAGACTCGGTTATCAGATCTACGACTCGTGTGCCTCGGTGCCCGTGGCGGTGCATGTGGCATTCCAGCTTTCAAACGGCCTGGACCCGGTGTTTTACACCGGCGACAACTGCTCACAGTCTGGTATGGTGATGGCAGTTGTTGGTGAGTCTGGGTCCACGCCATCCATCAGCATGTCGCGCATCATTGGGCCTTTTAACATCCCTCAA GTGAGTCACTTTGCCACTTGTGCATGCCTGTCTGATAAGGAGCAGTATCCGAGTTTCTTCAGAACAATCCCAAGTGACCAGTTCCAGGCTGACGCGCTGGCCAAGCTGGTCAAACACTTTGGCTGGACTTGGATAGGTGCTGTCCGGTCGGATTCAGATTATGGCAATAATGGCATGGCGTCTTTCCTGGCCGCAGCACGCAGAGAGGGTATCTGTGTGGAATACTCTGAAGCTTTCTATCGGACCAACCCACGTAGCAGGATCCAGAGAGTAGCTGACGTTATCCGCAG GTCGACAGCTATGGTTGTTGTGGCATTTACATCCCCTGGAGAGATGAGGATTTTGCTAGAGGAGCTTTCTCTTGAGCCATCTCCACCTCGCCAGTGGATAGGCAGTGAGGCCTGGGTAACAGACCCAGACATGCTGAGGTTCAGCTTCTGTGCTGGAGCTATTGGATTTGGCATTGAGCAATCAGTCATCCCAGGTCTGAGAGACTTCCTCCTGGACCTCTCTCCCTCTAAAGTGGCTGCCTCTCCACTGCTCACTGAGTTCTGGGAGGATGTATTCAACTGCAGGCTGAGAAAAA GTGCAGCTTCaaatgagagtgtgtgtgatggaaCTGAAGACATCGAGACCATAAAGACTCCTTACACTGACACATCTCAGCTCCGGATCACTAACATGGTATACAAGGCTGTTTATGCAACAGCACATGCCATTCATAATGCAGTGTGTCAGGAAAGAAAGTCTACAACTCAGTGTGACAAATTCACCAGGATAGAGTCTGAAGAG GTACTTATTCAGTTCAAGAAAGTACATTTTTCGCAAAATGGTTATGATGTGTCATTTGATGCCAACGGGGATCCTGTGGCCACATATGAGCTGGTGAACTGGCAAAAAACTGAGAGTGGCAACATCGAGTTGGTGACAGTGGGAAACTACGATGCATCACTGCCGGTGGGCAGAGAGTTCCGTATCAACAGGAACCTCACCTGGGTGGAGGGCAGCACACAA GTACCTGTGtcagtgtgctctgacagctgtcctCCGGGAACTCGTAAagtgctgcagaaaggaaaaccCATCTGCTGTTATGATTGTTTACCATGTCCTGAGGGAGAGATTAGCAATGTTacag ATTCCCCTGATTGTTTCCTGTGTCTCAAGGAGTTCTGGCCTAATGCAGAGAGGGACACGTGTCTCCCCAAGCCTGTAGAGTTTCTTTCCTTCAACGAGGTCCTAGGAATCATCCTGGCTGCATTCTCAGTTGGTGGTGCCTGTCTTGCCATTATAACAGCGGCTGTGTTCTATCGTCACAGGACATCCCCGATTGTCAGGGCCAACAATTCTGAGctgagcttcctgctgctcttctctctgactctgtgtttcttatgttcattaactttcattggAGTGCCCTCTGAGTGGTCCTGCATGCTGCGCCACACAGCATTTGGGATCACCTTTGTCCTCTGTATGTCTTGTGTTCTTGGAAAAACAATAGTAGTGTTAATGGCCTTCAGAGCTACACTCCCAGGAAGCAATGTGATGAAATGGTTTGGGCCTACACAGCAAAGAATGACTGTAGTGTCTTTCACGTTCATTCAAGTTATAATATGTACTATTTGGTTGGTTCTTAATCCTCCGTTCCCAATGAAAAACCTCACAACATACAAGGAGAGAATCATCCTGGAGTGTGCATTAGGCTCAGCTGTTGGGTTCTGGGCTGTGCTCGGGTACATCGGCCTGCTGGCTGTCTTTTGCTTTGTGTTAGCTGTCCTGGCTCGGAAACTACCTGATAATTTTAATGAAGCCAAGCTGATCACCTTCAGCATGCTGATATTCTGTGCAGTGTGGATCACCTTTATCCCTGCATACGTCAGCTCTCCAGGGAAATTCACTGTGGCTGTGGAGATATTTGCCATTCTGGCCTCCAGTTTTGGACtaatattgtgtatatttgcTCCAAAGTGTTTCATCATATTGTTTAAGCCAGAGAAGAACACCAAGAAGCATTTAATGAGCAAAGATCAATCCTGA
- the LOC131968018 gene encoding extracellular calcium-sensing receptor-like: MHTVKHNYTYMPEPLRCKGRIKPRELRFSRAMIFAIEEINNSTELLPGIRLGYQIYDSCASVPVVVHVAFQLSNGLDPMFYTGDNCSQSGKVMGVVDGPGSTSSISMSRILGPFNIPQVSHFATCACLSDKQQYPSFFRTIPSDQFQADALAKLVKHFGWTWIGAVRSDSDYGNNGIASFLAAARREGICVEYSEAFHRTNPRSRIQRVADVIRRSTSMVVVAFTSNAEMKILLEVLSQEPFPPRQWIGTEAWVTDPDMLSFSFCAGAIGFGIEQSVIPGLRDFLLDLSPSKVAASPLLTEFWEDVFNCRLKKSAVTNERVCDGSEDIKTLQNPYTDTSQLRITNMVYKAAYAIAHAIHNAVCQERKSTTHCHKFTRIESEEVLMQLKKVNFSRNGYDVLFDGNGDPVATYELVNWQKTKSGNVEMVTVGHYDASLPVGQEFRINRNLTWVEGSTRVPVSVCSDSCPPGTRKVLQKGKPICCYDCLPCPEGEISNATDSSDCFPCLKEFWPNAERDTCLPKPVEFLSFNEVLGIILAAFSVGGACLAMITAAVFYCHRTSPIVRANNSELSFLLLFSLTLCFLCSLTFIGAPSEWSCMLRHTAFGITFVLCMSCVLGKTIVVLMAFRATLPGSNVMKWFGPTQQRMTVVSFTFIQVIICTIWLVLNPPFPMKNLTTYKERIILECALGSAVGFWAVLGYIGLLAVFCFVLAVLARKLPDNFNEAKLITFSMLIFCAVWITFIPAYVSSPGKFTVAVEIFAILASSFGLILCIFAPKCFIILFKPEKNTKKHLMNKNQS; encoded by the exons ATGCACACAGTTAAGCATAACTACACCTACATGCCTGAGCCACTAAGGTGCAAAGGGAG AATTAAACCCCGTGAACTGCGCTTCTCACGCGCAATGATCTTCGCCATCGAGGAGATTAACAACAGCACGGAGCTGCTGCCGGGCATCAGACTCGGTTATCAGATCTACGACTCGTGTGCCTCGGTGCCTGTGGTTGTGCATGTGGCATTCCAGCTTTCAAACGGCCTGGACCCGATGTTTTACACCGGCGACAACTGCTCACAGTCTGGTAAAGTGATGGGAGTTGTTGATGGGCCAGGGTCCACGTCATCCATCAGCATGTCGCGCATCCTCGGGCCTTTTAACATCCCTCAa GTGAGCCACTTTGCCACTTGCGCATGCCTGTCTGATAAGCAGCAGTACCCGAGTTTTTTCAGAACAATCCCAAGTGACCAGTTCCAGGCTGACGCGCTGGCCAAGCTGGTCAAACACTTTGGCTGGACTTGGATAGGTGCTGTCCGGTCGGATTCAGATTATGGCAATAATGGCATTGCGTCTTTCCTGGCTGCAGCACGCAGAGAGGGGATCTGTGTGGAATACTCTGAAGCTTTTCATCGGACCAACCCACGTAGCAGGATCCAGAGAGTAGCTGACGTTATCCGCAG GTCGACATCTATGGTTGTTGTGGCATTTACATCGAATGCAGAGATGAAGATTTTGCTAGAAGTGCTTTCTCAGGAGCCTTTTCCGCCTCGCCAGTGGATAGGCACTGAGGCCTGGGTAACAGACCCAGACATGCTGAGCTTCAGCTTCTGTGCTGGAGCTATTGGATTTGGCATTGAGCAATCAGTCATCCCAGGTCTGAGAGACTTCTTGCTGGACCTCTCTCCCTCTAAAGTGGCTGCCTCTCCACTGCTCACTGAGTTCTGGGAGGATGTATTCAACTGCAggctgaaaaaaa GTGCAGTCACAAACGAGAGAGTGTGTGATGGAAGTGAAGACATAAAGACGCTCCAGAATCCGTACACTGACACATCTCAGCTCCGGATCACAAACATGGTATACAAGGCTGCTTATGCAATAGCACATGCAATTCATAATGCAGTGTGTCAGGAAAGAAAGTCTACAACTCACTGTCACAAATTCACCAGGATAGAGTCTGAAGAg GTTCTTATGCAGTTAAAGAAAGTAAATTTTTCTCGAAATGGTTATGATGTGTTATTTGATGGCAACGGGGATCCTGTGGCTACATATGAGCTGGTTAACTGGCAAAAAACTAAGAGTGGCAATGTGGAGATGGTGACAGTGGGACACTATGATGCATCACTGCCGGTTGGCCAGGAGTTCCGTATCAACAGGAACCTCACCTGGGTGGAGGGCAGCACACGA gtacctgtgtcagtgtgctctgacagctgtcctCCAGGAACTCGTAAagtgctgcagaaaggaaaaccCATCTGCTGTTATGATTGTTTACCATGTCCTGAGGGAGAGATTAGCAATGCTacag attcctcTGATTGTTTCCCATGCCTCAAGGAGTTCTGGCCTAATGCAGAGAGGGACACGTGTCTCCCCAAGCCTGTAGAGTTTCTTTCCTTCAACGAGGTCCTAGGAATCATCCTGGCTGCATTCTCAGTTGGTGGTGCCTGTCTTGCCATGATAACAGCGGCTGTGTTCTATTGTCACAGGACATCCCCGATTGTCAGGGCCAACAACTCTGAGctgagcttcctgctgctcttctctctgactctgtgtttcttatgttcattaactttcattggAGCGCCCTCTGAGTGGTCCTGCATGCTGCGCCACACAGCATTTGGGATCACCTTTGTCCTCTGTATGTCTTGTGTTCTTGGAAAAACAATAGTAGTGTTAATGGCCTTCAGAGCTACACTCCCAGGAAGCAATGTGATGAAATGGTTTGGGCCTACACAGCAAAGAATGACTGTAGTGTCTTTCACGTTCATTCAAGTTATAATATGTACTATTTGGTTGGTTCTTAATCCTCCGTTCCCAATGAAAAACCTCACAACATACAAGGAGAGAATCATCCTGGAGTGTGCATTAGGCTCAGCTGTTGGGTTCTGGGCTGTGCTCGGGTACATCGGCCTGCTGGCTGTCTTTTGCTTTGTGTTAGCTGTCCTGGCTCGGAAACTACCTGATAATTTTAATGAAGCCAAGCTGATCACCTTCAGCATGCTGATATTCTGTGCAGTGTGGATCACCTTTATCCCTGCATATGTCAGCTCTCCAGGGAAATTCACTGTGGCTGTGGAGATATTTGCCATTCTGGCCTCCAGTTTTGGACtaatattgtgtatatttgcTCCAAAGTGTTTCATCATATTGTTTAAGCCAGAGAAGAACACCAAGAagcatttaatgaacaaaaatcAATCCTGA